One Cervus canadensis isolate Bull #8, Minnesota chromosome 1, ASM1932006v1, whole genome shotgun sequence genomic window carries:
- the KLHL10 gene encoding kelch-like protein 10, producing the protein MEMESAAASTRFHQPHMERKMSAMTCEIFNELRLEGKLCDVVIKVNGFEFNAHKNILCSCSSYFRALFTSGWNNTEKKVYNIPGISPDMMKLIIEYAYTRTVPITPDNVEKLLAAADQFNIMGIVRGCCEFLKSELCLDNCIGICKFTDYYYCPELRQKAYMFILHNFEEMVKVSAEFLELSVTELKDIIEKDELNVKQEDAVFEAILKWISHDPQNRKQHISVLLPKVRLALMHAEYFMNNVKMNDYVKDSEECKPVIINALKAMYDLNMNGPSNSDFTNPLTRPRLPYAILFAIGGWSGGSPTNAIEAYDARADRWVNVTCEEESPRAYHGAAYLKGYVYIIGGFDSVDYFNSVKRFDPVKKTWHQVAPMHSRRCYVSVTVLSNFIYAMGGFDGYVRLNTAERYEPETNQWTLIAPMHEQRSDASATTLYGKVYICGGFNGNECLFTAEVYNAESNQWTVIAPMRSRRSGIGVIAYGEHVYAVGGFDGANRLRSAEAYSPVANTWRTIPTMFNPRSNFGIEVVDDLLFVVGGFNGFTTTFNVECYDEKTDEWYDAHDMSIYRSALSCCVVPGLANVGEYAARRDNFTGLALRDEVKYSASTSTLPV; encoded by the exons ATGGAGATGGAGAGCGCGGCGGCCTCCACACGGTTCCACCAGCCTCACATGGAGAGGAAGATGAGTGCGATGACCTGTGAGATCTTCAACGAGCTTAGGCTAGAGGGCAAGCTCTGCGACGTGGTCATCAAGGTCAATGGCTTTGAGTTCAATGCCCACAAGAACATCCTCTGTAGCTGCAGTTCCTACTTTAG AGCTTTGTTTACAAGTGGCTGGAACAACACTGAAAAGAAGGTATACAACATCCCTGGCATTTCCCCCGACATGATGAAGCTGATTATCGAATATGCATACACCCGGACGGTCCCCATCACACCAGATAACGTGGAGAAACTCTTGGCTGCTGCAGACCAGTTTAACATCATGGGTATTGTCAGGGGTTGCTGTGAGTTCCTCAAGTCGGAGCTGTGTTTGGATAACTGTATCGGCATCTGCAAGTTCACAGACTACTACTACTGCCCTGAGCTGAGGCAGAAGGCCTACATGTTCATACTGCACAACTTTGAGGAGATGGTGAAAGTCTCAGCAGAGTTTTTAGAGCTCTCAGTCACTGAACTTAAGGATATCATTGAGAAAGATGAGCTCAACGTCAAACAAGAAGATGCTGTATTTGAGGccattttaaaatggatttctCATGACCCCCAAAATAGGAAGCAGCATATTTCAGTTTTGCTTCCCAAg GTTCGCCTGGCCTTAATGCACGCTGAATATTTCATGAACAATGTTAAAATGAATGACTATGTCAAGGACAGTGAGGAATGCAAGCCAGTCATCATAAATGCCCTGAAGGCCATGTATGACCTAAATATGAATGGCCCTTCTAATTCTGATTTCACCAACCCACTCACCAGGCCCCGCCTGCCCTATGCCATCCTATTTGCAATTGGTGGCTGGAGTGGTGGGAGCCCCACCAATGCCATTGAGGCATATGATGCTCGGGCAGACAGATGGGTGAATGTCACTTGTGAGGAAGAGAGTCCTCGTGCCTACCATGGGGCAGCCTATTTGAAAGGCTATGTTTATATCATTGGGGGGTTCGACAGTGTGGACTATTTCAATAGTGTTAAGCGTTTTGACCCAGTCAAGAAAACCTGGCACCAGGTGGCCCCAATGCACTCCAGGCGTTGCTACGTCAGTGTGACAGTCCTCAGCAATTTTATTTACGCCATGGGAGGCTTTGATGGCTACGTGCGTCTCAACACTGCTGAACGTTATGAGCCAGAGACCAACCAGTGGACACTCATTGCCCCCATGCATGAGCAGCGGAGTGATGCGAGTGCCACAACACTCTATGGAAAG GTCTACATATGTGGTGGGTTTAATGGAAACGAATGCCTGTTTACAGCAGAAGTGTACAATGCTGAGAGTAATCAGTGGACAGTCATAGCACCCATGAGAAGCAGGAGGAGTGGGATAGGTGTAATTGCTTATGGAGAACACGTATATGCG GTAGGCGGCTTTGACGGAGCTAATCGACTTAGGAGTGCAGAAGCCTACAGCCCAGTGGCTAACACTTGGCGCACGATCCCCACTATGTTTAATCCTCGTAGCAATTTTGGCATCGAGGTGGTAGACGACCTCTTGTTTGTGGTGGGTGGCTTTAATGGCTTTACCACCACCTTTAATGTCGAGTGCTATGACGAGAAGACTGACGAGTGGTATGATGCTCACGACATGAGCATATACCGCAGTGCTCTGAGCTGCTGTGTGGTACCAGGGCTGGCCAACGTTGGGGAATACGCAGCTAGACGGGACAACTTCACGGGGCTAGCACTGCGAGACGAAGTAAAGTACTCTGCCTCGACAAGTACCCTACCTGTATGA